A single genomic interval of Streptomyces showdoensis harbors:
- a CDS encoding DoxX family protein: MFIAYVVLAILVSLVLLGSARGKLVRDEKIVAGMQKVNVPDSWLPRLATLEILGAIGLIAGIWVRPLGIAAGVGVVLYFLGAIVTHIRAKDGKGAPVPAVLALLAAAPVLLGLAAN; the protein is encoded by the coding sequence GTGTTCATCGCATACGTCGTCCTGGCGATCCTGGTCTCGCTGGTCCTCCTCGGATCGGCGCGCGGCAAGCTGGTGCGCGACGAGAAGATCGTCGCCGGCATGCAGAAGGTCAACGTCCCGGACAGCTGGCTGCCCCGGCTCGCCACGCTGGAGATCCTGGGCGCGATCGGCCTGATCGCGGGCATCTGGGTCCGCCCCCTGGGCATCGCGGCCGGTGTGGGCGTCGTCCTCTACTTCCTCGGCGCGATCGTCACGCACATCCGCGCCAAGGACGGCAAGGGCGCCCCGGTCCCCGCGGTCCTCGCGCTGCTCGCCGCCGCGCCGGTCCTCCTCGGCCTCGCCGCCAACTGA
- a CDS encoding methyltransferase, which produces MDAPTSAATEQREPDFGRMFEMVTSFWVARAVHAGTVLGLPDHVAARPRTSAELATVTGTDPRSLHRLLRALAGVGVLSVDEEGRYTTTALGDTLRTDVPGSLASFVQLELGAAHHGTWGLLADSVRTGQPVFEAASGHPIWEYFERTPELADHLGKAMTGLTAMVADAVLEVFDFSSYGTVVDVGGGEGGFLSAILGAHPGTSGIVFDLPHVVANGRARIADAGLADRCELVGGSFFEKVPEGGDLYTMKWVLHDWNDESSIEILKSVRRVMPADGRLLVVDTVVPEGGGFSPSKIIDLNMMVLSGGQERTAEEFRTLLDAAGFTLTRILPTASPSSVIEAIPTR; this is translated from the coding sequence ATGGACGCACCCACCAGCGCCGCCACCGAGCAGCGAGAGCCCGACTTCGGCCGGATGTTCGAGATGGTCACCAGTTTCTGGGTGGCCCGCGCCGTGCACGCCGGCACCGTGCTCGGGCTGCCCGACCACGTCGCCGCGCGGCCCCGGACCTCCGCCGAGCTCGCCACCGTCACCGGCACCGACCCGCGCTCCCTGCACCGCCTGCTGCGCGCGCTCGCCGGCGTCGGCGTCCTGAGCGTCGACGAGGAGGGCCGCTACACGACCACGGCCCTCGGCGACACCCTGCGCACCGACGTGCCCGGCTCCCTCGCCTCCTTCGTCCAGTTGGAGCTCGGCGCCGCGCACCACGGCACCTGGGGCCTGCTGGCCGACTCGGTACGCACCGGACAGCCGGTCTTCGAGGCCGCGTCGGGTCACCCGATCTGGGAGTACTTCGAGCGCACGCCGGAGCTGGCCGACCACCTCGGCAAGGCCATGACCGGACTGACCGCGATGGTCGCGGACGCGGTCCTGGAAGTCTTCGACTTCTCCTCGTACGGAACGGTCGTCGACGTCGGCGGCGGCGAGGGCGGCTTCCTGAGCGCGATCCTCGGCGCCCACCCGGGGACCTCGGGCATCGTGTTCGACCTGCCGCACGTGGTGGCCAACGGCCGCGCCCGGATCGCCGACGCGGGCCTCGCGGACCGCTGCGAACTGGTCGGCGGCAGCTTCTTCGAGAAGGTCCCCGAGGGCGGCGACCTCTACACGATGAAGTGGGTCCTGCACGACTGGAACGACGAATCCAGCATCGAGATCCTCAAGTCCGTGCGGCGCGTGATGCCGGCCGACGGACGGCTCCTGGTGGTGGACACGGTCGTCCCGGAGGGCGGCGGCTTCTCGCCGAGCAAGATCATCGACCTCAACATGATGGTGCTCAGCGGCGGTCAGGAGCGCACGGCGGAGGAGTTCCGCACCCTCCTCGACGCGGCGGGCTTCACGCTCACGCGGATCCTGCCGACGGCGTCGCCGAGCAGCGTGATCGAGGCGATCCCGACCCGCTGA
- a CDS encoding NADP-dependent oxidoreductase, with product MRAVTIEEFGAAPTVTEVDKPVPGPGEILVKVSHSSLNGFDGAVIYGFLKDVLEHKFPVTLGKDFAGTVEAVGEGVGRAAGQRVFGVVMKPVVQDGALAEYVVVGEGYGIAAAPEGLESAHAGALGLAGSAAVGVVDALAPQQGETVLVIGATGGVGAYAVQLAAKTGATVIATAKPGAETEFVKGLGATHVVDHTADLAAQVHALSPGGVHAAAHLAGDPGAAVALVAAGGRLASTLGFGPEAATELDITVTSVMANPDPATLERLADAVVSGALTVPIAETYGLDAVGQGFAAFGAGTVGKIGVSVA from the coding sequence ATGCGTGCAGTGACCATCGAGGAATTCGGCGCCGCCCCCACCGTCACCGAGGTGGACAAGCCGGTCCCCGGCCCCGGCGAGATCCTGGTCAAGGTCAGTCACTCCTCCCTCAACGGCTTCGACGGCGCCGTCATCTACGGCTTCCTCAAGGACGTCCTGGAGCACAAGTTCCCGGTGACCCTCGGCAAGGACTTCGCCGGCACGGTCGAGGCCGTCGGCGAGGGCGTCGGCCGCGCCGCCGGCCAGCGGGTCTTCGGCGTCGTGATGAAGCCGGTCGTCCAGGACGGCGCCCTCGCCGAGTACGTGGTGGTGGGCGAGGGCTACGGCATCGCCGCCGCCCCCGAGGGCCTGGAGTCCGCCCACGCCGGCGCGCTCGGCCTGGCCGGCTCGGCCGCCGTCGGCGTGGTCGACGCGCTCGCCCCGCAGCAGGGCGAGACGGTGCTGGTCATCGGCGCGACCGGCGGCGTCGGCGCGTACGCGGTGCAGCTCGCCGCCAAGACCGGCGCGACCGTCATCGCGACCGCCAAGCCGGGCGCGGAGACCGAGTTCGTGAAGGGCCTCGGCGCCACCCACGTCGTCGACCACACCGCCGACCTGGCCGCCCAGGTCCACGCGCTCTCCCCGGGCGGGGTGCACGCCGCGGCCCACCTGGCCGGCGACCCGGGGGCCGCCGTCGCGCTGGTCGCCGCGGGCGGCCGCCTCGCCTCCACGCTGGGCTTCGGCCCCGAGGCCGCCACCGAGCTCGACATCACCGTCACCTCCGTGATGGCCAACCCCGACCCGGCCACCCTGGAGCGCCTCGCCGACGCGGTCGTCTCCGGCGCCCTGACGGTGCCGATCGCCGAGACGTACGGCCTGGACGCGGTCGGCCAGGGCTTCGCCGCCTTCGGCGCGGGCACGGTCGGCAAGATCGGCGTCTCCGTCGCCTGA
- a CDS encoding luciferase family protein, whose protein sequence is MAVDLSVLPPRKGPRPETTGREIPHDQLEDFSPPEIRDALVERAQRLPGVFTSPSLVSEPGSLALRLNRSNRPFLAFLHPSVDEFGHIHRSGFMHLAVPVEALPALTELGWIEPHPITRRAEFPDSIVMLYAPRDEDELEVAFTVLQASYEQAVA, encoded by the coding sequence ATGGCCGTCGATCTGAGCGTTCTGCCCCCGCGCAAGGGGCCCCGTCCCGAGACGACCGGCCGGGAGATTCCGCACGACCAGCTCGAGGACTTCTCCCCGCCGGAGATCCGTGACGCCCTGGTGGAGCGCGCCCAGCGACTGCCGGGCGTCTTCACCAGCCCGAGCCTGGTCTCCGAGCCCGGCTCGCTCGCCCTGCGGCTGAACCGGAGCAACCGGCCCTTCCTGGCCTTCCTGCACCCGTCGGTCGACGAGTTCGGGCACATCCACCGGTCGGGGTTCATGCACCTCGCGGTGCCGGTCGAGGCCCTGCCGGCGCTCACCGAGCTCGGCTGGATCGAGCCGCACCCCATCACCCGGCGCGCGGAGTTCCCGGACAGCATCGTGATGCTCTACGCGCCGCGCGACGAGGACGAGCTGGAGGTCGCGTTCACCGTGCTGCAGGCCTCGTACGAGCAGGCCGTGGCCTGA
- a CDS encoding winged helix-turn-helix transcriptional regulator, translating into MNVPDQVSEGLAICQLRDVLDRVGDKWSVLIMAILGDGPRRYSELRRSIDGISQRMLTLTLRSLERDGLVIRTVTPSTPPRVDYELTPVGHTLSTEVGSLIKWSEQHREYISMSRRTFDAE; encoded by the coding sequence ATGAATGTTCCTGACCAGGTCAGCGAGGGTCTGGCCATCTGTCAGCTGCGTGATGTGCTGGACCGGGTCGGCGACAAATGGAGCGTTCTGATCATGGCGATCCTGGGGGACGGCCCCCGGCGCTATTCGGAGCTCCGCCGTTCGATCGACGGGATCTCCCAGCGCATGCTGACGCTCACGCTGCGCAGCCTGGAGCGCGACGGCCTGGTGATCAGGACGGTCACGCCCAGCACGCCGCCGCGCGTCGACTACGAGCTGACGCCGGTCGGGCACACCCTGTCCACGGAGGTGGGCTCGCTGATCAAGTGGTCCGAGCAGCACCGCGAGTACATCAGCATGTCGCGCCGGACCTTCGACGCGGAGTGA
- a CDS encoding multicopper oxidase domain-containing protein — protein MISRRNMLKAGVATGAVGAAGLLIPATGGSAQASDLDPVNIPKFTQRMPLAPTLAPYSSTGTAEYYAMTMKEADVEIIPGRLTRVRTFNGSFPGPVIRAKSGVRAVVQQTNNLSVATSVHLHGAHVPEDSDGGPMDLIAPGGGTKTYTYPNQQPHANLWFHDHAHHQESENVFLGLSGTYLLTDDVEQGNVLPKGAYDIPIQLRDARFNDQGQLVYAMDDFLNRNVILANGKAWPYFEVARKLYRFRIFNTANMRYFNLSLTGNQPFTLIGTDGGLLPRPQEVTSVMLSPGERVDIMIDFYEYPLGTTLELKNAPDAMPGGPADAITKVLQFRVTGTGKEFGTIPYDLRTLPALPPATVNRSITLSMDENGMASDLGYINGLVYDMNRVDTQIAYGSTEIWTVTNANKIIPHNFHIHLVQFRVLERNGVPVTSGPEVGLKDTVNLNPGETVKIQATFTGYRGTYLYHCHIFDHAAMGMMATMKIV, from the coding sequence GTGATCAGTCGCAGAAACATGCTCAAGGCGGGCGTGGCCACCGGCGCGGTCGGCGCCGCGGGGCTGCTGATTCCGGCCACGGGCGGCTCCGCCCAGGCGTCCGACCTCGACCCGGTGAACATCCCCAAGTTCACCCAGCGCATGCCCCTCGCCCCGACGCTCGCCCCGTACTCCTCCACGGGCACCGCGGAGTACTACGCGATGACGATGAAGGAGGCGGACGTGGAGATCATCCCCGGCCGCCTCACCCGGGTCCGCACCTTCAACGGCAGCTTCCCGGGCCCGGTCATCCGCGCCAAGTCGGGCGTGCGGGCCGTGGTGCAGCAGACGAACAACCTCTCCGTCGCCACCTCCGTCCACCTGCACGGCGCGCACGTGCCGGAGGACAGCGACGGCGGCCCGATGGACCTCATCGCGCCCGGCGGCGGCACCAAGACGTACACGTACCCGAACCAGCAGCCGCACGCGAACCTCTGGTTCCACGACCACGCGCACCACCAGGAGTCCGAGAACGTCTTCCTCGGCCTCAGCGGCACCTACCTGCTCACCGACGACGTCGAGCAGGGCAACGTCCTGCCGAAGGGCGCGTACGACATACCGATCCAGCTGCGCGACGCCCGCTTCAACGACCAGGGCCAGCTCGTCTACGCCATGGACGACTTCCTCAACCGGAACGTCATCCTCGCCAACGGCAAGGCCTGGCCGTACTTCGAGGTGGCCCGCAAGCTGTACCGCTTCCGGATCTTCAACACCGCGAACATGCGGTACTTCAACCTCAGCCTGACCGGCAACCAGCCGTTCACGCTGATCGGCACCGACGGCGGACTGCTGCCCCGGCCGCAGGAGGTCACCAGTGTGATGCTCTCCCCGGGCGAGCGCGTCGACATCATGATCGACTTCTACGAGTACCCGCTGGGCACCACGCTGGAGCTCAAGAACGCGCCCGACGCCATGCCGGGCGGCCCCGCGGACGCGATCACCAAGGTGCTCCAGTTCCGCGTCACCGGCACGGGCAAGGAGTTCGGCACCATCCCGTACGACCTGCGCACCCTGCCGGCCCTCCCGCCGGCCACGGTGAACCGTTCCATCACGCTCAGCATGGACGAGAACGGCATGGCGTCGGACCTGGGCTACATCAACGGCCTGGTCTACGACATGAACCGGGTCGACACCCAGATCGCCTACGGCAGCACGGAGATCTGGACCGTCACCAACGCCAACAAGATCATCCCGCACAACTTCCACATCCACCTGGTGCAGTTCAGGGTGCTGGAGCGCAACGGGGTGCCGGTGACCTCGGGGCCGGAGGTCGGGCTCAAGGACACGGTCAACCTGAACCCGGGGGAGACGGTCAAGATCCAGGCCACGTTCACCGGTTACCGGGGCACGTACCTCTACCACTGCCACATCTTCGACCACGCGGCGATGGGCATGATGGCCACCATGAAGATCGTCTGA
- a CDS encoding chorismate mutase: protein MSTARAELGRIRDSIDNIDAAVVHLLAERFTHTRRVGELKARHGLPPADPGREARQIARLRSIAESARLDPEFAEKFLNFVVAEVIRHHESIARHAAEHRIPAVREESVPEPVLAEY from the coding sequence ATGAGCACCGCACGCGCCGAGCTCGGCCGGATCCGCGACAGCATCGACAACATCGACGCCGCCGTGGTGCACCTGCTCGCCGAGCGTTTCACCCACACCCGCCGGGTCGGCGAGCTGAAGGCCCGGCACGGCCTGCCGCCGGCCGACCCCGGGCGCGAGGCCCGGCAGATCGCCCGGCTGCGGAGCATCGCCGAGTCGGCACGGCTGGATCCGGAGTTCGCCGAGAAGTTCCTCAACTTCGTCGTGGCGGAAGTCATCCGGCACCACGAGTCGATCGCGCGACATGCGGCGGAACATCGAATTCCGGCCGTCCGTGAGGAGAGCGTTCCCGAGCCCGTCCTAGCGGAATATTGA
- a CDS encoding class II 3-deoxy-7-phosphoheptulonate synthase encodes METLKPETPEFELVNTWAGLPAAQQPEYPDPATLHRVTRELASAPPLVFSGECDRLKDRLAAVARGEALLLQGGDCAETFDRVSAETVHSKLNTLMQMSAVLTYAAAMPVVKVGRIAGQYAKPRSQPTETRDGLTLPTYRGDAVNGLAFTAEARVPDPERLLRMYQASSNTLNLVRAFTAGGYAALGQVHEWNRDFIAGSPLREQYEAIANGIDRALKFMEATGASPRAFDDSEFYVSHEGLLLDYEAPLTRHDPDTGRLYATSGHMLWIGERTRDLDGAHVEYFSRVANPIGVKLGPSTTADTALRLIDRLDPDREAGRLTFVVRLGVGTVHEVLPELVEKVTASGARVAWVCDPMHGNTVGAPSGHKTRHFDDILGEVRAFFEVHGALGTHAGGIHVELTGDDVTECVGGGHDLGFPDLFDRYESACDPRLNRSQSLDLAFLVAEFLHGEETA; translated from the coding sequence ATGGAGACCCTGAAGCCCGAGACCCCTGAATTCGAACTGGTGAACACATGGGCCGGCCTCCCCGCCGCCCAGCAGCCCGAGTACCCCGACCCCGCCACCCTCCACCGCGTCACCCGCGAGCTCGCCTCCGCCCCGCCGCTCGTCTTCTCCGGCGAGTGCGACCGGCTCAAGGACCGGCTGGCCGCCGTCGCGCGCGGGGAGGCCCTGCTCCTCCAGGGCGGCGACTGCGCCGAGACCTTCGACCGGGTGTCGGCCGAGACCGTGCACAGCAAGCTCAACACCCTGATGCAGATGTCCGCCGTCCTCACCTACGCGGCCGCGATGCCCGTCGTGAAGGTCGGCCGCATCGCCGGCCAGTACGCCAAACCGCGCTCCCAGCCCACCGAGACCCGCGACGGCCTCACCCTCCCCACCTACCGCGGCGACGCCGTCAACGGCCTCGCCTTCACCGCCGAGGCCCGGGTCCCCGACCCGGAGCGGCTGCTGCGGATGTACCAGGCCTCCTCCAACACCCTCAACCTCGTCCGGGCGTTCACCGCCGGCGGCTACGCGGCGCTCGGCCAGGTCCACGAGTGGAACCGCGACTTCATCGCCGGCTCGCCGCTGCGCGAGCAGTACGAGGCCATCGCGAACGGCATCGACCGGGCGCTCAAGTTCATGGAGGCCACCGGCGCCAGCCCGCGCGCCTTCGACGACTCCGAGTTCTACGTCTCGCACGAGGGCCTGCTGCTGGACTACGAGGCCCCGCTCACCCGCCACGACCCCGACACCGGCCGGCTCTACGCCACCTCCGGGCACATGCTCTGGATCGGCGAGCGCACCCGCGACCTGGACGGCGCCCACGTCGAGTACTTCTCCCGGGTCGCCAACCCCATCGGCGTCAAGCTGGGCCCGAGCACCACCGCCGACACGGCGCTGCGGCTCATCGACCGGCTCGACCCCGACCGCGAGGCCGGCCGGCTCACCTTCGTCGTACGGCTCGGCGTCGGCACGGTGCACGAGGTGCTGCCCGAACTGGTCGAGAAGGTCACCGCCTCCGGCGCCCGGGTCGCCTGGGTCTGCGACCCGATGCACGGCAACACCGTCGGCGCGCCCTCCGGCCACAAGACCCGGCACTTCGACGACATCCTCGGCGAGGTGCGCGCCTTCTTCGAGGTCCACGGAGCCCTCGGCACCCACGCGGGCGGCATCCACGTCGAGCTGACCGGCGACGACGTCACCGAGTGCGTCGGCGGCGGCCACGACCTGGGCTTCCCCGACCTCTTCGACCGGTACGAGTCGGCCTGCGACCCGCGGCTCAACCGCAGCCAGTCGCTCGACCTGGCCTTCCTGGTCGCGGAGTTCCTGCACGGCGAGGAGACCGCATGA
- a CDS encoding FMN-dependent NADH-azoreductase, with protein MPTLLHIDTSARLGSTTRRVTAEFAASWRAANEGGTHLYRDLGAAPVPHVDGDQIAVTQRIEAAGVRDLDEARDAARTAGEKASWATTWELVDEVLAADTIVLGLPMHNFSLPSTFKAWLDRVVIPPLVVDPETGTGPLAGRQVVVVTARGGAYGPGTPRQAYDFQEPYLRAALGMVALADDLTFLHAEMTKSGHVARLAGFQRLAAESLKEALEGARKHAQRVHL; from the coding sequence CCAGCGCCCGCCTCGGCTCCACCACCCGCCGCGTCACCGCGGAGTTCGCCGCGTCCTGGCGCGCCGCCAACGAGGGCGGCACCCACCTCTACCGCGACCTGGGCGCCGCCCCCGTCCCGCACGTCGACGGCGACCAGATCGCCGTGACCCAGCGGATCGAGGCGGCCGGCGTCCGCGACCTCGACGAGGCCCGGGACGCGGCGCGCACGGCGGGGGAGAAGGCGAGCTGGGCCACCACCTGGGAGCTGGTCGACGAGGTGCTCGCCGCCGACACGATCGTCCTCGGCCTGCCCATGCACAACTTCTCGCTGCCCTCCACGTTCAAGGCCTGGCTGGACCGGGTGGTCATCCCGCCGCTGGTCGTCGACCCGGAGACCGGCACCGGCCCGCTGGCCGGCCGGCAGGTCGTCGTGGTCACGGCCCGCGGCGGCGCGTACGGCCCGGGCACGCCGCGCCAGGCGTACGACTTCCAGGAGCCGTACCTGAGGGCGGCCCTCGGCATGGTCGCCCTCGCCGACGACCTGACCTTCCTGCACGCGGAGATGACGAAGTCCGGGCACGTGGCCCGGCTGGCCGGCTTCCAGCGGCTGGCGGCCGAGTCGCTGAAGGAGGCGCTGGAGGGCGCCCGCAAGCACGCCCAGCGCGTCCACCTCTGA